One window from the genome of Echinicola vietnamensis DSM 17526 encodes:
- a CDS encoding RagB/SusD family nutrient uptake outer membrane protein: MKKITPYPIAIMIISIVHLLTACDSFLDEKPNTGLVVPDNLEDIQALLDNDYVMNRNADLGEIASDDYTITRAEWDSWSETARNAHIWNDQVFPSGRSVAWNNLYEQVFYANVSIEQLGRIREDSEGQKWEHLYGSALVYRSSAFYNLLRIFTMPFHLAPEELGIPIRLEADVNKLAGRSGISECYQQVIGDLEQALPYLPDKVPVTTRPSKQAVYGLLSRVYLTMGNYEKVLESTGKALDLNAELMDYAALNSSGPFGFTGLNKEIIYCSYFSSGSVAYTSDAFIVPELYDEYGPGDLRKDLFFTAPNEEGQVKFKGTYMGNLYQFDGIATDELLLSRAEAAVRLGDDALALGCLNELLEHRYEDGAFEEVSGLAGEELLGKVLRERRKELVFRGLRWEDLRRLSGSRYEKTIVRQLGDLTYRLNPGDAKYAFPIPMDEIQMNGIPQNPR; the protein is encoded by the coding sequence ATGAAAAAGATAACTCCTTACCCCATTGCCATTATGATAATCAGTATCGTACACCTACTGACTGCCTGTGATAGTTTTTTGGATGAAAAGCCGAATACCGGACTGGTGGTTCCCGATAACCTAGAGGACATCCAGGCCTTATTGGACAATGATTACGTTATGAACAGGAATGCAGACCTGGGGGAGATCGCCTCCGATGACTATACAATAACCAGGGCAGAATGGGATAGCTGGAGCGAGACCGCAAGGAACGCCCATATATGGAACGACCAGGTCTTTCCCTCCGGCCGTTCGGTGGCCTGGAACAATCTGTACGAGCAGGTTTTCTATGCCAATGTGTCCATCGAACAACTTGGAAGGATCCGGGAAGACAGTGAAGGGCAGAAATGGGAGCACCTGTACGGAAGTGCATTGGTCTACAGGTCCAGTGCGTTCTACAACCTGCTCAGGATATTTACGATGCCCTTCCATCTAGCACCGGAAGAGTTGGGTATTCCTATCCGGCTGGAAGCAGATGTCAACAAGTTGGCCGGCAGGTCCGGAATATCGGAATGCTACCAACAGGTGATAGGGGACCTGGAGCAGGCACTGCCCTATCTTCCCGACAAGGTCCCGGTGACCACAAGGCCATCCAAGCAGGCCGTATACGGCCTGCTTTCAAGAGTATACCTTACGATGGGAAATTATGAAAAGGTGTTGGAATCTACCGGTAAGGCCCTTGACCTGAATGCCGAGCTGATGGACTACGCCGCTTTAAATTCAAGTGGACCTTTCGGCTTCACGGGACTGAACAAGGAAATCATCTATTGCAGCTACTTTTCCTCTGGGTCCGTTGCCTATACATCCGATGCTTTTATTGTACCGGAACTGTATGATGAGTACGGCCCGGGTGATCTTAGAAAGGATTTGTTCTTTACCGCTCCGAATGAAGAGGGACAGGTTAAGTTCAAAGGTACCTATATGGGCAATCTCTATCAATTTGATGGGATAGCGACGGATGAACTGTTGCTGTCCAGAGCGGAAGCCGCCGTAAGGCTGGGTGATGATGCCCTGGCCCTGGGATGTCTGAATGAGCTCTTGGAACATCGTTATGAGGATGGGGCTTTTGAAGAAGTATCGGGCCTTGCCGGAGAGGAACTGTTGGGAAAGGTCCTCAGAGAAAGAAGGAAGGAGTTGGTGTTCAGAGGGCTGCGATGGGAAGACCTGAGACGGCTTTCTGGTAGTAGGTATGAAAAAACGATCGTCCGGCAATTAGGGGACCTTACCTATCGGCTGAATCCTGGCGATGCAAAATATGCCTTTCCAATACCCATGGACGAAATCCAAATGAACGGAATCCCACAGAATCCAAGGTAA
- a CDS encoding DUF6520 family protein, whose amino-acid sequence MKKLLKNMPLLAFVLAAASALAINLPAEEVQGTKEALNPANNQWEDITGQMQGIHYNCDEEVETDCTRELDEFGQEIAGTRVEGEYQPL is encoded by the coding sequence ATGAAAAAACTATTGAAAAACATGCCGCTATTGGCCTTTGTACTGGCAGCGGCCAGCGCGCTGGCCATTAACCTTCCGGCTGAAGAGGTCCAAGGGACCAAAGAGGCGCTGAACCCGGCCAATAACCAGTGGGAGGACATCACTGGACAAATGCAGGGCATCCACTATAACTGTGACGAGGAAGTGGAAACGGACTGTACCCGTGAACTGGACGAGTTCGGCCAGGAAATCGCCGGCACCCGTGTGGAAGGAGAATACCAACCACTTTAG